Proteins encoded in a region of the Dorea longicatena genome:
- a CDS encoding sensor histidine kinase: MKKSKMSGIQKKYLKYMCTLLILALVLSSICVWTYVRRNMTDVIVDKYEFMNEKMGIALDNLYRKTDAVTAEIILENDVQKSLRNKELQEVEKNALSKYFAYIDLNHVADYCYIDNKRNVYEKSYSQIGYSDFQSSGLREKMGDEYAKTQWIWTRDYLFGTGDEALFIGRYVNSMDYAHEPGIVYLKMNQQFLESVMDKDRKIAKDVAVGIISPEGKTCIRQEPEDLSIEKRTMKKITELTRTKKSGVIVRGKKIEGGILQAYRQEETGMVIFTLVPDMVLNQGMTQILIVLLTIYAVIAVLAFVLSLYASQTFTRPIRQISDAMTSFDGNDFTHTIQIHTDTELDKIGHAYNEMLKNIEEFQNEVKNQQKELRISEMNTLISQINPHFLYNTLDTIYMLARINGEEKTMKMIQALSKYLRLSLSKGREIVTVEDELENVKSYMEIQQIRNENLFRYEIECAEELKTRWILKLILQPIVENAVKYGFCDIFEGGLIRISVTEQAGQLTFSVYNNGTPMEEQMAEKLNGLSEIPVSKMKDSFEDKKHGYGVINIITRLRLKYGEDVRFFYESDTNGTVCVIQIPDDGKENSEQ, translated from the coding sequence ATGAAAAAAAGTAAAATGTCAGGAATCCAGAAAAAGTATCTGAAGTATATGTGTACGCTTCTGATACTGGCACTGGTTCTTTCAAGCATCTGTGTATGGACTTATGTCAGACGGAATATGACAGATGTGATTGTGGATAAGTATGAATTCATGAATGAAAAGATGGGGATAGCCCTGGATAATCTCTACCGGAAGACGGATGCCGTGACAGCAGAGATCATCTTGGAAAATGATGTGCAGAAGAGTCTGAGGAATAAAGAACTGCAGGAAGTAGAGAAGAATGCACTGAGCAAATATTTTGCATATATAGATCTGAATCATGTCGCTGATTACTGCTACATTGATAATAAAAGAAATGTTTACGAAAAATCCTATTCCCAGATTGGTTATTCGGATTTTCAAAGCAGCGGTCTGCGTGAGAAAATGGGGGATGAATATGCGAAGACGCAGTGGATATGGACCCGGGATTACCTGTTTGGTACGGGGGACGAAGCTTTGTTTATCGGAAGATATGTGAACAGTATGGATTACGCACATGAACCTGGAATCGTGTATCTGAAGATGAATCAACAGTTTCTGGAAAGTGTTATGGATAAAGACAGGAAGATTGCAAAAGATGTTGCAGTGGGAATCATAAGTCCGGAAGGAAAGACTTGCATCCGGCAGGAACCGGAAGATCTCAGTATCGAAAAAAGGACAATGAAGAAGATTACGGAACTGACCAGAACGAAAAAATCCGGTGTGATCGTGCGGGGAAAAAAGATAGAAGGCGGGATTTTACAGGCATACCGGCAGGAAGAGACAGGGATGGTGATCTTTACACTGGTGCCGGATATGGTATTGAATCAGGGAATGACGCAGATATTGATCGTATTACTCACTATCTATGCGGTGATCGCAGTGCTGGCGTTTGTATTAAGTCTTTATGCATCACAGACATTTACCCGGCCGATCAGACAGATCAGTGATGCCATGACAAGTTTTGATGGAAATGATTTTACACATACCATTCAGATCCATACGGACACAGAACTGGATAAGATCGGGCATGCCTATAACGAGATGTTAAAGAATATCGAAGAGTTCCAGAACGAGGTCAAGAATCAGCAGAAAGAACTAAGAATCAGTGAGATGAATACGCTGATCAGCCAGATCAATCCGCATTTTCTCTATAATACCCTGGATACCATCTATATGCTGGCGCGGATCAACGGGGAAGAGAAGACGATGAAGATGATACAGGCACTGTCAAAGTATCTGCGTCTGTCACTGAGCAAAGGACGTGAGATTGTGACAGTAGAAGACGAGCTGGAAAATGTAAAAAGTTATATGGAGATCCAGCAGATCCGCAATGAGAATCTGTTCCGTTATGAGATCGAATGTGCAGAAGAACTGAAAACAAGGTGGATATTAAAGCTGATCTTACAGCCAATTGTGGAAAATGCAGTCAAATATGGATTTTGTGATATCTTCGAAGGCGGTCTGATAAGGATCAGTGTCACTGAACAGGCAGGACAGCTTACATTCAGTGTCTATAATAACGGAACTCCGATGGAAGAGCAGATGGCGGAGAAGTTAAACGGACTGTCAGAGATACCGGTGTCAAAAATGAAAGACAGTTTTGAAGACAAAAAACATGGTTATGGTGTGATAAATATTATTACGCGACTGCGGTTAAAGTATGGGGAGGATGTGAGATTTTTCTATGAATCGGATACAAATGGAACCGTCTGTGTTATCCAGATCCCGGATGACGGGAAAGAAAACAGTGAACAGTAG